A single region of the Corallococcus caeni genome encodes:
- a CDS encoding DUF2378 family protein: MDRGPVEGSSRAAGRAEESAAWHLTERCLAATPEDGARGMFFQGVVGVVGFLQGEAAAAKCLSASGLKELNPAELYPVTRFLAMSAEATRLLRPQLGDWAQSLRYIGTQATVDFLASMFGRDLMQAAGRNPRKMLQHIVENYRVAVSYGERGVLWTGDHSARFVMRRDFMPAPYHEGVLQAALEAVGAQDIQVHGRQLSLLDTEYDVSW, translated from the coding sequence ATGGATCGCGGACCGGTGGAAGGTTCGTCGAGGGCGGCGGGCAGGGCGGAGGAGAGCGCGGCGTGGCACCTGACGGAGCGGTGCCTGGCCGCGACCCCGGAAGACGGGGCGCGGGGGATGTTCTTCCAGGGCGTGGTGGGCGTGGTGGGCTTCCTCCAGGGCGAGGCGGCCGCGGCGAAGTGCCTGTCGGCGTCCGGGCTGAAGGAGCTGAACCCCGCGGAGCTGTACCCGGTGACGCGCTTCCTGGCGATGTCCGCCGAGGCGACGCGGCTGCTCAGGCCCCAGCTGGGGGACTGGGCCCAGTCGCTGCGCTACATCGGGACGCAGGCCACGGTGGACTTCCTGGCCTCCATGTTCGGCCGGGACCTGATGCAGGCGGCCGGCCGCAACCCCCGGAAGATGCTCCAGCACATCGTCGAGAACTACCGCGTCGCGGTGAGCTACGGAGAGCGCGGGGTGCTCTGGACCGGGGACCACAGCGCCCGCTTCGTGATGCGCCGGGACTTCATGCCCGCGCCGTACCACGAGGGGGTGCTCCAGGCCGCCCTGGAGGCCGTGGGCGCCCAGGACATCCAGGTGCACGGGCGGCAGCTGTCCCTGCTGGACACGGAATACGACGTTTCCTGGTAG
- a CDS encoding response regulator, whose product MSRPLLVVDDDTDLREALEEVLRDAGYTVLGAGNGLQALEVLRTESILPALVLLDMMMPVMDGATFGRQMREVDAWRDIPVLVFSASANARQVAEEMGACSYLRKPVDVETLLKAVAAHKAPEAA is encoded by the coding sequence GTGAGCCGGCCGCTGTTGGTGGTGGATGACGACACGGACCTGCGGGAGGCGCTGGAGGAGGTCCTGCGCGACGCGGGCTACACCGTGCTGGGGGCGGGCAACGGCCTGCAGGCGCTGGAGGTGCTCCGCACGGAGTCGATACTGCCTGCCCTGGTGCTGCTGGACATGATGATGCCGGTGATGGACGGCGCGACGTTCGGCCGCCAGATGCGCGAGGTGGACGCGTGGCGCGACATCCCCGTGCTCGTCTTCTCCGCCTCCGCCAACGCCCGCCAGGTCGCCGAGGAGATGGGCGCCTGCAGCTACCTGCGCAAGCCGGTGGACGTGGAGACGCTGCTCAAGGCCGTGGCGGCCCACAAGGCGCCGGAAGCCGCCTGA
- a CDS encoding pyridoxal-phosphate-dependent aminotransferase family protein, giving the protein MRDLLMIPGPVDVDAEVLQALSAPVPGHLDAGFIATFGRALKRLREVSLAPGAQPFVVSGSGTLAMELAVANLVEPGDRALVVNTGYFSDRMAHILERHGAKVTHVRAASVGGAPEVAQVEAELQRGGFKLMTVTHVDTSTAVLAPVEPLVKAAARHGVLAVVDGVCATAGESFHQDAWGADVYLTASQKAVGVPPGLALLTVSPRALATWKARKSPVASVYADWAEWLPVMEAYESGKPAYFATPPTSLVCALDVSLGHILAEGMEARFERHRRMARAFRAAWSALGLKLVPTSEAVAANTLSAVYYPDGVDASFVGRVKAQGVAIAGGLHPEIKPRYFRVGHMNRVSAGDVLVTVGAIERALHAAGHRAAAAGTGLAAAQAALSG; this is encoded by the coding sequence GTGAGAGACCTGTTGATGATTCCCGGGCCGGTGGACGTGGACGCGGAGGTGTTGCAGGCGCTGTCGGCGCCGGTGCCCGGGCACCTGGACGCGGGCTTCATCGCCACCTTCGGCCGGGCCCTGAAGCGCCTGCGCGAGGTGTCGCTCGCCCCCGGCGCGCAGCCCTTCGTCGTCTCCGGCAGCGGCACGCTGGCCATGGAACTCGCCGTGGCGAACCTCGTCGAGCCCGGCGACCGCGCGCTGGTGGTGAACACCGGCTACTTCAGCGACCGCATGGCCCACATCCTGGAGCGCCACGGCGCGAAGGTGACGCACGTGCGCGCTGCCAGCGTGGGCGGCGCCCCGGAGGTGGCCCAGGTGGAGGCGGAGCTCCAGCGGGGCGGCTTCAAGCTGATGACCGTCACCCACGTGGACACCTCCACCGCGGTGCTCGCGCCCGTGGAGCCGCTGGTGAAGGCCGCGGCAAGGCACGGCGTCCTGGCCGTGGTGGACGGCGTGTGCGCCACCGCCGGGGAGTCCTTCCACCAGGACGCGTGGGGCGCGGACGTGTACCTCACCGCCAGCCAGAAGGCGGTGGGCGTGCCCCCGGGCCTGGCGCTCCTCACGGTCAGCCCCCGCGCGCTGGCCACCTGGAAGGCGCGCAAGTCCCCCGTCGCCAGCGTGTACGCGGACTGGGCGGAGTGGCTGCCGGTGATGGAGGCCTACGAGTCCGGCAAGCCCGCCTACTTCGCCACCCCGCCCACGTCCCTGGTGTGCGCGCTGGACGTGAGCCTGGGCCACATCCTCGCGGAGGGCATGGAGGCCCGCTTCGAGCGCCACCGCCGGATGGCCCGCGCCTTCCGCGCCGCCTGGAGCGCGCTGGGGCTCAAACTGGTGCCCACCTCCGAAGCCGTGGCCGCCAACACCCTGAGCGCCGTCTACTACCCGGACGGCGTGGACGCGTCCTTCGTGGGCCGCGTGAAGGCGCAGGGGGTGGCCATCGCCGGCGGCCTCCACCCGGAAATCAAGCCGCGCTACTTCCGCGTGGGCCACATGAACCGCGTCAGCGCCGGGGACGTGCTCGTCACCGTGGGCGCCATCGAGCGGGCCCTCCACGCCGCCGGCCACCGCGCCGCCGCCGCGGGAACGGGCCTCGCCGCCGCCCAGGCCGCGCTCTCCGGGTGA
- a CDS encoding sensor histidine kinase has product MTPFRLLLVEDSVNDAALVTAELEQAGYLPTARRVDSLEALREALAAEAWDLVLCDYRLPRFTALDVLALLHAHGQDVPLIVLSSQLSEEQAVTLMKAGARDCFSKDRMARLGPAVARELEETRVRRERARAEVDRDILARASELLTASLEQAARLDQLVQLMVPRVADWCAFFLQDPDQGGLRLVALAHPDAERRAHAWKLDQRFPLDPQSAAGPAHVLRTGQPEFMPDVRKRPEPITRDAAHQRAIEGLGLRSVVNVPLPGNEGRLGVLSMGTLGERLLSPVDLALAQELARRTGLVLENARLFQEAREAVRLRDEFLTVAAHELRTPLTTLRLQLGTLLQRSEAHHLEPDVVTRLERSVRQVRRLGTLVEGLLDVSQLSSGELSLMPERFDLEELVAEVLERFQAEARAAGCELRQSPRRGLWGTWDRLRVDQAVAALISNALKFGPGRPVEVDVGRQGGFARIQVRDRGIGVPVDQVERIFERFGRAVSSHSYGGLGLGLYLARRAAEAHGGRAWAEPATGEGARFTLELPLEKETRE; this is encoded by the coding sequence ATGACGCCCTTCCGGCTGTTGCTGGTGGAGGACAGCGTCAACGACGCGGCGCTGGTGACGGCGGAGCTGGAGCAGGCGGGCTACCTGCCCACGGCGCGGCGCGTGGACTCGCTGGAGGCGCTGCGGGAAGCGCTGGCCGCCGAGGCCTGGGACCTGGTGCTGTGCGACTACCGGCTGCCGCGCTTCACCGCGCTGGACGTGCTGGCGCTGCTGCACGCGCACGGGCAGGACGTGCCGCTCATCGTCCTGTCCAGCCAGCTGAGTGAAGAGCAGGCCGTCACGCTGATGAAGGCGGGCGCGCGCGACTGCTTCTCCAAGGACCGGATGGCCCGGCTGGGCCCGGCGGTGGCGCGCGAATTGGAGGAGACGCGCGTGCGGCGCGAGCGCGCGCGGGCGGAGGTGGACCGGGACATCCTGGCCCGGGCCAGCGAGCTGCTCACCGCGTCCCTGGAGCAGGCCGCGCGGTTGGACCAGCTGGTGCAGCTGATGGTGCCCCGGGTGGCGGACTGGTGCGCCTTCTTCCTCCAGGACCCGGACCAGGGCGGGCTGCGGCTGGTGGCGCTGGCGCACCCGGACGCGGAGCGGCGCGCCCATGCGTGGAAGCTGGACCAGCGCTTCCCGCTGGACCCCCAGTCCGCCGCGGGCCCCGCGCACGTGCTGCGCACCGGCCAGCCGGAGTTCATGCCGGACGTGCGCAAGCGCCCGGAGCCCATCACCCGGGACGCCGCGCACCAGCGCGCCATCGAGGGGCTGGGGCTGCGCTCCGTGGTGAACGTGCCCCTGCCCGGCAACGAGGGCCGGCTGGGCGTGCTGTCCATGGGCACGCTGGGCGAGCGCCTGCTTTCGCCGGTGGACCTGGCGCTGGCGCAGGAGCTGGCGCGCCGCACGGGGCTGGTGCTGGAGAACGCCCGCCTCTTCCAGGAGGCGCGCGAGGCGGTGCGCCTGCGCGACGAGTTCCTCACCGTGGCCGCGCACGAGCTGCGCACCCCCCTCACCACGCTGCGGCTGCAGCTGGGCACGCTGCTGCAGCGCTCGGAGGCGCACCACCTGGAGCCGGACGTGGTGACGCGCCTGGAGCGCAGCGTGCGCCAGGTGCGCCGGCTGGGCACGCTGGTGGAGGGCCTGCTGGACGTGTCCCAGCTGTCGAGCGGCGAGCTGTCGCTGATGCCCGAGCGCTTCGACCTGGAGGAGCTGGTCGCGGAGGTGCTGGAGCGCTTCCAGGCGGAGGCCCGCGCGGCCGGCTGTGAGCTGCGCCAGTCCCCCCGCCGCGGGCTCTGGGGGACGTGGGACCGGCTTCGGGTGGACCAGGCGGTGGCGGCGTTGATATCCAACGCGCTCAAGTTCGGTCCGGGACGGCCAGTGGAGGTGGACGTGGGGCGGCAAGGGGGCTTCGCGCGCATCCAGGTGCGCGACCGGGGCATTGGTGTTCCCGTGGACCAGGTGGAGCGCATCTTCGAGCGCTTCGGCCGCGCGGTGAGCTCGCATTCGTATGGAGGCCTGGGCCTGGGGCTGTACCTGGCCCGCCGCGCGGCGGAAGCGCACGGCGGACGGGCCTGGGCGGAGCCCGCCACCGGAGAGGGCGCGCGCTTCACGCTGGAGCTGCCGCTGGAGAAGGAGACGCGCGAGTGA